The Dyadobacter subterraneus genome window below encodes:
- a CDS encoding 3-oxoacyl-ACP synthase III family protein, translating to MYINTLSHYLPSEVIGNEYFTKLNNLSSEWIVERTGIYERRKAGEGENTATMAIEAVNLLLAGDKVPYSKNEIDLIVGGTYTPYDTIVTVAHAVQHHLALPDIPVVTISSACSSLLNAIEIVEGYFAMGKASKALVIVSDHNTAYYNESDTVSGHLWGDGASAILISKERQSESDMFIKKLITGGAATSGKAIEAVVLRPNDRGVVMPFGRDVFQNACIYMPKVSQQVLQACGLTINDLDYLIPHQANHRISLNVINTLGIPAEKLISNIQYLGNTGCAGCAIALSENREKFKKGENIVITVFGGGYSYGAMLITI from the coding sequence ATGTATATTAATACACTCAGTCATTATCTACCAAGTGAAGTAATTGGTAATGAATATTTTACAAAACTTAACAACCTTTCCAGCGAATGGATTGTAGAACGCACCGGAATTTACGAGCGTCGCAAAGCCGGAGAAGGTGAGAATACTGCAACCATGGCAATTGAAGCCGTAAATTTATTATTGGCGGGTGATAAAGTTCCATACAGCAAAAATGAAATTGATTTGATCGTAGGCGGAACCTACACGCCTTATGATACGATTGTAACGGTTGCCCATGCGGTTCAGCATCATCTTGCTTTGCCAGATATTCCTGTGGTTACGATTTCTTCCGCATGTTCTTCTTTGCTGAACGCGATTGAAATTGTTGAAGGATATTTTGCCATGGGAAAAGCTTCAAAAGCTTTGGTGATCGTTTCTGATCACAACACGGCTTATTACAATGAAAGCGATACTGTTTCCGGCCATTTGTGGGGCGATGGCGCTTCTGCCATATTGATTTCGAAAGAAAGACAATCGGAATCGGATATGTTTATCAAAAAACTGATCACCGGAGGAGCGGCAACAAGTGGAAAAGCAATTGAAGCCGTAGTACTTCGTCCAAATGACCGCGGTGTTGTTATGCCATTCGGACGTGACGTTTTCCAGAATGCCTGTATTTATATGCCAAAGGTTAGTCAGCAGGTTTTGCAGGCTTGCGGTTTGACAATCAACGATCTTGATTATCTGATCCCTCATCAGGCAAATCACAGGATCAGTCTTAATGTGATCAATACATTAGGAATTCCTGCTGAAAAGCTGATTTCAAATATTCAATACCTGGGAAATACAGGTTGCGCAGGTTGCGCCATCGCACTTTCTGAAAACAGGGAGAAATTCAAAAAAGGAGAAAATATCGTTATCACT
- a CDS encoding glycosyltransferase gives MKPRVLLLSTVHPPADPRIMYKIAPSLAQDYEVICVLPNLVNSSGKNDFETIRLPFYQSLLLRILLCHPVLLWKCLRFRPAIVHIFVPELIPVAFLFQWLGAKVIYEVQENLYKKFSIKRFNKAVFYQQLFKFFDHAARKNFNCLFTEHAYLNEYKNLPLTSAVVHNYVSLPFIDRYYGKHERLIKQPPVFFYCGVISMERSFDVLVAALIKLKSGYPEFQMHLFGKLQFDMTDAEKLTDFDKIRANIVFHGYTDLKDALPYAEGATAGMALLKPVADYPDSYTTKIFEYMAMQLPVITSDFPLYRDVVENSGCGFCISPYDSDLLAKKLEWLIENPEKAKVMGQKGRNSTETHYSWANEEEILLDFYRKILKPKKSEFLTT, from the coding sequence ATGAAACCACGCGTTTTGCTTCTGAGTACCGTGCATCCGCCAGCTGATCCGCGTATTATGTACAAGATCGCGCCATCGCTTGCACAGGATTATGAAGTGATTTGCGTTTTGCCAAATCTGGTTAACAGTTCGGGCAAAAATGACTTTGAAACAATTAGATTGCCGTTTTACCAAAGTTTATTACTCAGGATTTTACTTTGTCATCCGGTTTTACTTTGGAAATGTTTGCGTTTTCGTCCGGCAATTGTGCATATCTTTGTACCAGAATTGATTCCTGTCGCGTTTTTATTTCAATGGCTGGGAGCGAAAGTTATCTATGAAGTACAGGAAAATCTTTATAAAAAATTTTCGATCAAGCGTTTCAACAAAGCAGTTTTTTATCAACAGCTTTTTAAATTTTTTGATCACGCGGCCAGAAAAAATTTTAATTGCCTTTTCACAGAACACGCTTATCTGAATGAATATAAAAATTTGCCTCTCACCTCCGCAGTCGTTCATAACTATGTTTCATTGCCATTCATTGACCGCTATTATGGAAAACATGAAAGGCTGATTAAGCAGCCGCCGGTATTTTTTTACTGCGGAGTTATTTCAATGGAACGTTCCTTTGATGTGCTTGTAGCAGCATTGATTAAATTAAAATCCGGATATCCTGAATTTCAAATGCATCTGTTCGGGAAGTTGCAGTTTGATATGACTGATGCAGAAAAATTGACGGACTTTGATAAAATCCGGGCGAATATTGTTTTTCACGGTTATACAGATTTGAAAGATGCTTTGCCATATGCCGAAGGAGCAACGGCAGGAATGGCCTTATTGAAACCTGTCGCTGATTATCCGGATTCATACACAACCAAAATATTTGAATACATGGCTATGCAGTTACCCGTAATTACTTCCGACTTTCCATTGTACCGGGACGTTGTAGAGAATTCGGGATGTGGTTTTTGTATTTCGCCATATGATTCCGATTTGCTGGCAAAGAAATTGGAGTGGCTTATTGAGAATCCTGAAAAAGCAAAAGTTATGGGTCAAAAGGGTAGAAATTCCACAGAAACTCATTACAGTTGGGCAAATGAGGAAGAAATTTTGCTCGATTTTTACAGAAAAATATTGAAACCTAAAAAATCTGAATTTTTAACAACTTAA
- the deoC gene encoding deoxyribose-phosphate aldolase has protein sequence MTNISQYIDHTLLSPTASETDIRKICEEAWIHQFKAVCVAPTYVAYTKEMFEFCPIRIEIVSVIGFPLGYSTTDTKIAEAKNALRDGATELDVVMNIAQFKSMAYLSVREELKQLSDLAHENNALLKIIIETAYLDSFDLYTACEICAEAKVDFVKTSTGFAPAGADLETVKKMRSILPAEIKIKASGGIKTYEQAVAFIEAGADRIGTSSGVLMMTEK, from the coding sequence ATGACAAATATTTCCCAATACATCGACCACACACTCCTTTCCCCTACCGCCAGCGAAACGGATATCCGGAAAATTTGTGAGGAAGCCTGGATTCATCAGTTCAAGGCCGTTTGTGTTGCGCCAACTTATGTTGCGTACACCAAGGAAATGTTTGAGTTTTGTCCGATCAGAATAGAAATTGTTTCGGTTATTGGCTTCCCTTTGGGTTATTCAACGACTGATACAAAAATTGCAGAAGCAAAAAACGCACTTCGTGACGGCGCTACGGAACTGGATGTTGTGATGAATATTGCGCAATTTAAATCCATGGCCTATTTGAGTGTTCGGGAAGAATTGAAGCAATTGTCAGATCTGGCTCACGAAAACAATGCACTTTTAAAGATAATTATTGAAACAGCATATCTGGATTCTTTTGATTTGTATACTGCTTGCGAAATTTGTGCCGAAGCAAAAGTCGATTTTGTGAAAACATCAACCGGATTTGCACCTGCCGGTGCCGATCTGGAAACAGTTAAAAAGATGCGATCGATACTTCCGGCTGAAATAAAAATAAAAGCTTCCGGAGGAATTAAAACTTATGAACAGGCTGTAGCATTTATTGAAGCAGGGGCAGACAGAATTGGAACATCATCGGGAGTATTGATGATGACAGAGAAATGA
- a CDS encoding DUF5606 family protein — protein MSEKVESTGMELLKEIANVSGKGGLFRILKPSRAGVIVESLDEKHEKSLIGPTARVSVLKDVSIFTEGEQESVPLADVFLKIREVHGEEITLQVKSASDKDLIEFLNEILPDFDRSRVYVSDIKKVIAWYNLLSKYIPELFVASAEETSEVEAENAVETPKTEI, from the coding sequence ATGAGCGAGAAAGTAGAATCAACAGGAATGGAGTTGTTGAAAGAGATAGCTAATGTTTCAGGAAAAGGCGGATTGTTCCGTATTTTGAAACCAAGCCGCGCAGGTGTTATTGTAGAAAGCCTGGATGAAAAACACGAAAAATCACTAATTGGGCCAACTGCACGTGTTTCTGTTTTGAAAGACGTTTCTATTTTTACCGAAGGTGAACAAGAATCAGTTCCTTTGGCTGACGTATTTCTTAAAATCAGAGAAGTACATGGCGAGGAAATCACTTTACAGGTTAAGAGCGCATCAGACAAAGATCTTATTGAATTTTTAAATGAAATTCTTCCTGATTTCGACCGTTCAAGAGTTTATGTTTCTGATATTAAAAAGGTAATTGCCTGGTATAATTTGTTGTCGAAATATATCCCTGAGCTTTTTGTAGCCAGTGCAGAAGAAACTTCGGAAGTTGAAGCGGAAAATGCGGTAGAGACTCCGAAAACTGAAATATAA
- the yihA gene encoding ribosome biogenesis GTP-binding protein YihA/YsxC, with protein sequence MKIQEAKYLMSNSDYEKCPKPDLPEYAFIGRSNVGKSSLINMLTGKKALAKTSQQPGKTQLINHYFINEKWYLVDLPGYGYAKVSKTEREKWEKMIGDYLHNRPNLVCTFVLIDIRHEALAVDLEFMEELGQGGIPFHIIFTKADKLKPFQQSEQVRKYKEKLAEIWEEIPPMFVTSAEKGEGRDGVLDTIESYNQTFEKPSGE encoded by the coding sequence ATGAAAATTCAAGAAGCAAAATACCTTATGAGCAATTCTGATTATGAGAAATGCCCTAAGCCTGATTTGCCGGAATACGCGTTCATTGGTCGGTCAAATGTAGGAAAATCTTCATTGATTAATATGCTTACCGGCAAAAAGGCTCTGGCAAAAACGTCACAGCAGCCGGGGAAGACGCAATTGATCAATCATTATTTCATAAATGAAAAGTGGTACCTCGTTGATTTACCGGGATATGGCTATGCGAAGGTTAGCAAAACAGAACGTGAAAAATGGGAAAAAATGATCGGTGATTATTTACATAACCGCCCCAATCTGGTTTGTACTTTCGTTTTGATCGATATTCGCCATGAGGCGCTTGCAGTTGATCTTGAATTTATGGAAGAACTTGGCCAGGGAGGAATTCCTTTTCATATCATTTTTACCAAGGCCGATAAACTCAAACCATTCCAGCAATCAGAACAGGTAAGAAAATATAAAGAAAAACTTGCGGAAATCTGGGAAGAAATTCCGCCTATGTTTGTGACATCTGCCGAAAAAGGTGAAGGTCGGGACGGTGTTCTGGACACAATAGAATCTTATAATCAAACGTTTGAAAAACCGAGTGGTGAATAA
- a CDS encoding proprotein convertase P-domain-containing protein yields the protein MNEFILREASRFENFLAKFSLVILFSVMITSAKAQSFYAGGGTIYDFKGVFKIDSFPIKVSGLDTKTGPDFGISKICFTIVHPRVSDLKIELLSPDGTSIWLTNRNGKDFGSNYTNTCFRSNGFSGYVHQASAPFTGEYIPDGRLSFLNNGQNPNGTWYLMVQDLRSGERGTINFLTLDFDKNPTPDSDVSPCSMEDGTACKCADGTSDCELLPDLVILQRLTTDQVKEYPWNDPYYPGQLRLAASIANIGDGPMEAFGNNKWYCDTQEVKDSTVICKDKTHPRQQINQRIYKKNGNKLTSSDRIAGTNYYDDKPGHNHYHVDDWVEFRVVKETKNKAGKVVKRQLVSKGSKVSYCLFDSGICNNNDSLCVLNGQTYGNKNLLNYGLGSYVDCKSLKQGISVGGYDTYGMMYEGQFVTLPKGLKSGSYMLEIEVDPTGIYKEKNKSNNTFKMPILISKQE from the coding sequence ATGAATGAGTTTATCCTGCGGGAAGCGTCCCGGTTTGAAAATTTTCTGGCAAAATTTAGCCTGGTCATACTGTTTTCAGTTATGATTACAAGTGCCAAAGCACAAAGTTTTTACGCAGGAGGAGGAACCATTTATGATTTTAAAGGAGTATTTAAAATAGATTCGTTTCCTATAAAGGTTTCGGGTTTGGACACTAAAACCGGCCCAGATTTTGGGATTTCTAAAATCTGCTTTACCATTGTTCATCCCCGCGTTTCTGATTTAAAAATAGAATTGTTAAGTCCTGATGGTACCAGTATATGGCTTACAAACAGAAATGGGAAGGATTTTGGAAGCAATTATACAAATACCTGTTTTCGGTCGAATGGCTTTTCGGGTTATGTACATCAGGCAAGTGCGCCATTTACAGGAGAATATATTCCGGACGGGAGATTAAGTTTTCTGAACAACGGGCAAAATCCAAATGGTACCTGGTATTTGATGGTTCAGGATTTAAGATCAGGTGAAAGAGGAACAATTAATTTCCTGACGTTGGATTTCGATAAAAATCCAACTCCTGATTCGGATGTTAGTCCTTGTTCGATGGAAGACGGAACGGCTTGTAAATGTGCTGATGGAACGTCTGATTGTGAGCTGCTTCCGGATTTGGTAATCCTGCAAAGGCTTACTACTGATCAGGTTAAAGAATATCCCTGGAATGATCCATATTATCCGGGACAATTACGGCTGGCAGCTTCTATTGCCAATATTGGCGACGGGCCGATGGAAGCTTTTGGTAATAATAAATGGTACTGCGACACACAAGAAGTAAAGGATTCGACCGTAATCTGTAAAGATAAAACGCATCCGCGTCAGCAGATTAACCAACGGATTTATAAGAAAAATGGCAATAAGCTGACGTCATCAGATCGTATTGCAGGCACCAATTATTATGATGATAAACCTGGCCATAACCATTACCACGTGGATGACTGGGTAGAATTCAGGGTGGTAAAAGAGACTAAAAACAAGGCCGGAAAAGTGGTCAAACGGCAATTGGTTTCAAAGGGAAGTAAAGTAAGTTATTGCCTTTTTGATTCCGGAATTTGTAACAATAATGACAGTTTGTGTGTGTTGAACGGACAAACTTATGGTAATAAAAACCTCTTGAATTATGGATTAGGCAGTTATGTCGATTGCAAATCTTTGAAACAGGGAATCAGCGTTGGCGGTTATGATACGTATGGCATGATGTATGAAGGCCAGTTTGTTACGCTTCCAAAAGGTTTGAAATCAGGAAGTTATATGTTAGAAATCGAGGTTGACCCGACCGGAATTTATAAAGAAAAAAATAAATCAAACAATACTTTCAAAATGCCGATCCTGATTTCAAAACAGGAATAA
- a CDS encoding SdrD B-like domain-containing protein yields MKKLFYQWFLPVLILLLANQSFAQCPTADFTAVTGGNYNLNGNKTLAITSAIGDININVSGTGNVICIATGASWTKTNGTNFDGSVSINVYGTFNYNSSDNFNGGNTSYINVQEGGFLNTNTSGIGSNLLINNQGTTTFTNTGTIQFRDSFSFYNMGAKSKLIATAPTLTVFGTNNVIENSGSMEFSSVENADAKRFKNEASGVINISRYFYNHGAILNEGEINTLCGSFGNSACQFIIGDKGAGKEFQNNGCMTVTGDVNIRGAAFINGTLTINNGNLTIDKKISGNGGAIVVTNGVSKITSDGGYSGTNMTFWDENTAGHDFDSKTNNNPGTTTVYTIAKRTCVKAEVVGSIGDYVWYDKNKDGIQNNGELPATGVKVQLYEYVSGSWTQVVTAVTDSYGKYLFDDLQSGKYKVTFILPSGGKYFFTLKNATTSDLDSDVDTDGNSGEITIDTSYPAGNVKRDNLTVDAGIYEGSTPLPVTLISFNADKENQTVQLQWATSAETNSESFDIENSLTGKTWQKLGNVIAAGESATKTTYSFTDKNPSNGENLYRLKMIDKDGTFAYSSIKSVTLEIADQVTIYPNPVSDRIQFKVSDWTKIGKIQLFDLNGRAVYQSTKAPVDGIDVKNLPSGLYAVSLTTTGGSTNSYKVLITK; encoded by the coding sequence ATGAAAAAATTATTTTACCAATGGTTTTTGCCAGTGCTGATTTTGCTTCTCGCAAATCAGTCTTTTGCACAATGTCCCACTGCCGATTTTACAGCAGTAACTGGTGGCAATTACAATCTTAATGGTAACAAAACGCTTGCTATTACTTCGGCAATCGGAGACATTAACATCAATGTGAGCGGTACAGGAAATGTTATTTGTATCGCAACCGGTGCAAGCTGGACAAAAACGAACGGAACAAATTTCGACGGTTCTGTTAGTATCAATGTTTACGGTACTTTCAATTACAACAGCAGTGATAACTTTAACGGAGGAAATACTTCTTACATCAATGTTCAGGAAGGCGGTTTTCTTAATACCAATACAAGTGGAATTGGCAGCAATTTGTTGATCAATAACCAGGGAACTACCACTTTTACAAATACGGGTACGATTCAATTCAGAGACTCATTCTCATTTTACAATATGGGAGCCAAGTCAAAATTAATAGCCACAGCTCCAACATTGACGGTTTTTGGAACTAACAATGTTATTGAAAACTCTGGTTCAATGGAATTTAGCAGTGTTGAAAACGCAGATGCAAAACGTTTTAAAAACGAAGCATCCGGTGTAATTAATATCAGCAGATATTTTTACAATCACGGAGCTATCCTGAATGAAGGTGAAATAAATACTTTATGCGGAAGTTTCGGTAATTCTGCCTGCCAGTTTATCATCGGAGATAAAGGCGCCGGAAAAGAGTTTCAAAACAATGGTTGTATGACTGTGACAGGTGATGTGAATATTCGAGGTGCAGCTTTTATCAACGGAACATTGACAATCAATAACGGTAATCTTACTATTGACAAGAAAATATCAGGAAACGGCGGAGCTATTGTTGTAACAAATGGCGTAAGTAAAATTACAAGTGACGGTGGGTATAGTGGTACAAACATGACTTTCTGGGACGAAAATACCGCCGGTCACGATTTCGATTCTAAAACCAATAACAACCCCGGCACAACTACGGTTTATACTATTGCAAAAAGAACTTGCGTAAAAGCGGAAGTTGTTGGTTCAATCGGAGATTACGTATGGTACGATAAAAATAAAGATGGAATCCAGAATAACGGTGAACTTCCTGCAACGGGTGTTAAAGTACAGTTGTACGAATATGTTTCGGGAAGCTGGACACAGGTAGTTACAGCTGTGACGGATAGCTATGGAAAATATTTGTTTGATGATCTTCAAAGCGGTAAATACAAGGTAACTTTTATCCTGCCAAGTGGTGGAAAATATTTCTTTACCCTAAAAAATGCCACCACTTCGGATCTTGACAGTGATGTTGATACAGACGGGAACAGCGGGGAAATAACAATTGATACTTCTTATCCGGCTGGAAATGTGAAGCGTGATAATCTGACTGTTGATGCGGGTATTTATGAAGGCAGCACACCATTGCCAGTTACCCTGATCAGCTTTAATGCGGATAAAGAAAATCAAACGGTTCAGTTGCAATGGGCTACTTCTGCTGAAACCAACAGCGAAAGTTTTGATATTGAAAACAGCCTTACAGGAAAAACCTGGCAAAAACTTGGTAACGTAATTGCAGCAGGAGAAAGCGCAACGAAAACAACATACTCTTTTACTGATAAAAACCCTTCTAATGGTGAAAACTTGTATCGTCTGAAAATGATCGATAAGGATGGAACATTTGCTTACAGCAGCATTAAAAGTGTTACGTTGGAAATCGCAGACCAGGTTACAATTTACCCAAATCCGGTATCAGATCGTATCCAGTTTAAAGTAAGTGACTGGACAAAAATTGGTAAAATTCAGCTTTTTGATTTAAACGGAAGAGCAGTTTACCAATCAACAAAAGCACCTGTTGATGGCATTGATGTTAAAAATCTTCCATCAGGATTATATGCAGTGAGCCTGACAACTACTGGTGGTTCAACAAATAGTTATAAGGTTTTAATTACTAAATAA
- a CDS encoding thioredoxin family protein codes for MLAIVALTFSTAEAADGRKKETKVKPEAGIKFTEGNWAAILKRAKAEKKVIFLDAYTTWCGPCKLLQKNVFTKPEVGALFNQKFINVKVDMESGEGPKLAQKYPLEGYPTLFFIDSDGKIVKQVIGYQNPETLVSIGKAIPAI; via the coding sequence TTGCTTGCAATAGTTGCACTGACTTTTTCAACAGCAGAAGCAGCTGACGGCAGAAAAAAAGAAACGAAAGTAAAGCCTGAGGCAGGAATAAAATTTACAGAAGGAAATTGGGCAGCGATTCTTAAAAGAGCCAAAGCTGAGAAAAAGGTAATTTTCCTTGATGCTTATACAACCTGGTGCGGCCCTTGTAAATTATTGCAGAAAAACGTTTTTACAAAACCAGAAGTTGGTGCTTTGTTTAACCAGAAATTTATCAATGTGAAAGTAGATATGGAAAGCGGTGAAGGTCCAAAACTTGCTCAAAAATATCCATTGGAAGGTTACCCAACACTTTTCTTTATCGACTCTGACGGAAAAATCGTAAAACAAGTAATAGGATACCAAAATCCGGAAACGCTTGTTAGCATTGGGAAGGCAATTCCGGCGATTTAA
- the gmd gene encoding GDP-mannose 4,6-dehydratase: MKKALITGITGQDGAYLAELLLSKGYEVHGIKRRSSLFNTQRIDHIYEDPHEKNVRFHLHYGDLSDSTNIIRIIQEVQPDEIYNLGAMSHVQVSFEEPEYTANVDGIGTLRILEAVRLLGLTKKTKIYQASTSELYGLVQQVPQSETTPFYPRSPYAVAKLYGYWITVNYREAYDMFAVNGILFNHESPLRGETFVTRKITRAVARIALGLQDKVYLGNLDAQRDWGHAKDFVEAMWLILQQEVAEDFVIATGITTRIRDFVRMAFAEVGVELEFSGEGVTEIAKVTKCNDPAYQIEIGKEVVAIDAKYFRPTEVELLIGDPTKSMTKLGWKPKYDLKALVNDMVTADVALFKKDQLLENSGHRVMNYYE, translated from the coding sequence ATGAAAAAGGCACTAATTACAGGTATTACAGGTCAGGATGGGGCTTATTTGGCGGAATTGCTTTTGAGCAAAGGCTATGAAGTCCATGGTATCAAACGTCGTAGCTCGCTTTTCAACACACAGCGTATCGACCACATTTATGAAGATCCACATGAAAAAAATGTACGTTTCCACTTACATTATGGAGATCTGAGTGATTCTACAAATATCATCCGCATCATTCAGGAAGTACAGCCTGACGAAATATATAACCTGGGTGCTATGTCTCATGTGCAGGTTAGTTTTGAAGAACCGGAATACACAGCCAATGTAGATGGAATCGGAACGCTTCGGATTCTTGAAGCTGTTCGTTTGTTGGGTTTAACCAAAAAAACAAAAATTTATCAGGCTTCAACTTCCGAACTTTACGGTTTGGTTCAGCAAGTTCCTCAATCGGAAACAACGCCATTTTATCCACGTTCACCGTATGCAGTTGCAAAATTGTATGGTTACTGGATTACAGTAAATTATCGTGAAGCCTACGATATGTTTGCGGTAAATGGTATTCTTTTCAATCATGAATCGCCTTTACGCGGAGAAACTTTTGTAACACGTAAAATCACACGTGCCGTTGCAAGAATTGCTTTGGGCTTGCAGGATAAAGTTTATCTTGGAAATCTGGATGCACAACGTGACTGGGGACATGCAAAAGATTTCGTCGAAGCTATGTGGCTTATTCTTCAGCAGGAAGTTGCAGAAGATTTCGTAATCGCGACCGGAATTACTACGCGTATCCGTGATTTCGTTCGTATGGCATTTGCCGAAGTTGGTGTTGAACTTGAATTTTCAGGCGAGGGCGTTACAGAAATTGCAAAAGTTACTAAATGTAATGATCCTGCATACCAGATTGAAATTGGTAAGGAAGTAGTGGCCATTGATGCCAAATATTTCCGCCCGACAGAAGTTGAATTGCTGATCGGTGATCCAACAAAGTCAATGACAAAATTGGGCTGGAAACCAAAATATGACCTAAAAGCGCTCGTGAACGATATGGTTACAGCCGACGTAGCCTTGTTCAAAAAAGACCAGTTACTTGAAAACAGCGGTCACAGAGTTATGAATTATTACGAATAG
- a CDS encoding SPOR domain-containing protein yields the protein MLLKKKIILLAIPLAFLALSGCSKKTTANISSADYREDLTSVRPRFDYVEPVAEKKAESRPADNVYKTSDKPLYVNKRLQTVLDTLAQQNKAIRYISGYRIQLYVGNVRQEADNAKSYIYSSFPDLNPYVSYSQPTYRVKAGDFMYRSDAEQYLEQIRGQYSSAVILADRVEIKRSLMIRLPSE from the coding sequence ATGCTGCTGAAAAAGAAAATAATTTTGCTGGCTATTCCTCTTGCTTTCCTGGCTCTTTCAGGATGCAGCAAGAAAACCACTGCCAACATTTCATCAGCAGATTATCGGGAGGATCTTACGTCGGTAAGGCCGAGGTTTGATTATGTTGAACCGGTAGCCGAGAAAAAAGCAGAATCCAGACCAGCTGACAATGTTTATAAAACAAGCGACAAGCCTCTGTACGTCAACAAAAGACTTCAGACGGTACTGGATACCTTGGCTCAGCAAAATAAAGCCATCAGATATATAAGCGGATACAGAATACAACTTTATGTAGGGAATGTTCGTCAGGAAGCTGATAATGCTAAATCGTATATTTATTCATCTTTTCCTGACTTAAATCCGTACGTATCTTATTCGCAGCCTACATACCGGGTAAAAGCCGGAGATTTTATGTATCGCAGTGATGCAGAACAATATCTTGAACAAATCCGCGGGCAATATTCCTCAGCTGTGATCCTTGCAGACCGCGTTGAAATAAAACGCAGTTTGATGATTCGCCTTCCGTCGGAATAG
- the murB gene encoding UDP-N-acetylmuramate dehydrogenase translates to MQENVSLRQFNTFGLESRAQFFEEAESTEALTDIIKNPALKEIPKFILGGGSNVLFTQNINALVIKIAIKGIELIKEDQDYVWLHVGAGEKWHDFVMYCVDHNYAGVENLSLIPGTIGAAPMQNIGAYGVEIKDVVETVEAISIETAEMRTFSKEECLFGYRESIFKHALKGKLIITGVVFRLNKKPVYHVEYGDIQKTLAEMNVETPTIKAISEAVIRIRESKLPDPAKIGNAGSFFKNPEISTSQFDRLKSDFPNLPGYPTTPGFIKVPAGWLIEQAGWKGYREGEIGVHARQALVLVNYGGGSGAEIKALSEKIQKSVQDKFGVSLSAEVNFV, encoded by the coding sequence ATGCAAGAAAACGTTTCCCTGCGCCAATTTAATACCTTCGGGCTGGAATCCCGGGCGCAATTTTTTGAAGAAGCGGAGTCAACCGAAGCGCTTACCGATATTATTAAAAATCCTGCTTTAAAAGAAATTCCCAAATTTATATTAGGCGGCGGAAGTAATGTTCTATTTACGCAGAATATCAATGCACTGGTTATAAAAATAGCAATTAAAGGGATAGAGCTGATAAAAGAAGATCAGGATTATGTCTGGCTTCATGTTGGAGCAGGCGAAAAATGGCATGACTTTGTGATGTACTGCGTGGACCATAATTATGCTGGCGTTGAAAATTTGTCATTAATCCCCGGAACGATAGGGGCAGCCCCAATGCAAAATATAGGTGCTTATGGTGTCGAGATAAAAGATGTTGTCGAAACCGTTGAAGCGATTTCTATTGAGACGGCTGAAATGAGAACATTTTCAAAAGAAGAATGTCTTTTTGGATACAGAGAAAGTATTTTTAAACACGCATTAAAGGGAAAATTGATTATTACCGGCGTAGTATTCCGCTTAAATAAAAAACCGGTTTATCATGTGGAATACGGCGACATTCAGAAAACGCTGGCAGAGATGAATGTTGAAACCCCTACAATAAAAGCGATTAGCGAAGCTGTGATTCGCATAAGAGAAAGCAAGCTTCCTGATCCGGCGAAAATTGGTAATGCGGGTAGTTTTTTCAAAAATCCGGAAATTTCTACGTCACAATTTGACAGGTTAAAATCAGATTTCCCAAATCTTCCGGGTTATCCCACAACGCCTGGTTTTATAAAAGTACCGGCGGGTTGGCTTATCGAACAGGCTGGATGGAAAGGTTATCGTGAAGGTGAAATTGGTGTGCACGCCAGGCAGGCGCTTGTTCTGGTAAATTATGGAGGAGGTTCCGGTGCTGAAATAAAAGCATTATCTGAAAAAATACAAAAATCGGTGCAGGATAAGTTTGGCGTTAGTCTGAGTGCGGAAGTTAATTTTGTATAA